A genome region from Nicotiana tabacum cultivar K326 chromosome 13, ASM71507v2, whole genome shotgun sequence includes the following:
- the LOC142168233 gene encoding mitochondrial hydrolase YKR070W-like: MIQVLCDILTSGGLPGKKSEHQLYLYFAADDLEYQVANKPNPRYNSLTFVRESSTSAELLRQKLFLRPSEYTSFGKPNPFVFQSAGAILRNLQLSRQSNDLSGDKDAIHAFRTLYMIGDNPFVDVKGAQQIASDHHYLEVIVYMIVTTILGRASWFSILTRTGVFNERGNHAEFPADLVSFSIL; encoded by the exons ATGATACAGGTCCTCTGTGATATTTTGACATCTGGAGGTCTTCCTGGGAAGAAGAGTGAGCATCAGCTATATTTATATTTTGCTGCCGATGATCTTGAGTACCAGGTTGCTAATAAACCTAATCCCAGATATAACTCACTCACATTTGTTAGAGAATCCAGTACATCTGCAGAACTTTTAAGACAAAAGTTATTCCTCAGA CCTTCGGAGTATACATCTTTTGGGAAGCCAAATCCATTTGTTTTCCAAAGTGCTGGTGCCATATTGAGAAATCTTCAACTCTCTCGTCAAAGTAATGACCTCTCTGGTGATAAAGATGCTATACATGCTTTCAGAACTCTGTACATGATTGGTGACAATCCATTTGTCGACGTAAAAGGTGCACAGCAG ATTGCTTCAGATCATCACTATCTTGAAGTTATTGTCTATATGATTGTAACGACAATTTTAGGCAGGGCATCCTGGTTTTCAATTTTGACGAGGACTGGTGTTTTCAATGAAAGAGGAAATCATGCAGAATTTCCTGCTGATCTAGTAAGCTTTTCTATTCTGTAA